In Glandiceps talaboti chromosome 16, keGlaTala1.1, whole genome shotgun sequence, a single window of DNA contains:
- the LOC144447061 gene encoding MYCBP-associated protein-like isoform X6 yields MSTKLSSKPSKKDRPKSTDKLKGGKKRDGTPEKATSPNLSQSQLEEEQAPPPKQVIDGEDIQALAIDVEKLKEIHQPKPPSAERRRTPVKKPVMVRKTKPMTEVEKPKTKRITIAKPAPPDAPLKPVEYPDGTGPRFDFRGNVVPHSILGSVEEFRTEAMRQGHTETYPEQKEIDVRPKTPSVKFEKKRPSAIPPQNPLLDENNALKNWQQKMIDRKKQQGYISKLLQRAPEHLVMNQAEDYRKIQEERYLIDRSIPAVDYGKGYRVGSEFWKQVEKIGDDLTGVQMTLKQSERGYPPPIEHVGNPTIVQQEKGTTWQTGRSTPINYPWKRSQYLHQRKQQIQEVMEELDPYKPDLDYLQIVGSNKPVRSDKDDERESLQDATIPEVPDDIDSLDPFKDQPDIPQPVMGPALLFDGHPARWTGDSYTHKNDIGHCARVTFEAFAGERTTSFLELVNDGTTTIYYDWKLIPKSNPLETILSGNVQRFYFNTSSGVLLPGDTLKFPFVFKSPNAGIFTETWQLITRPALNGGSALQVTMRAVALQEDKNKKIRNEIERELSHKQAEMTIRRIVDDLVEGIRTPDRARSPVDAYITDEEVFERLNPGMHYTNEVVSELRQLYLEQFDEEEREGKEWDLSIDNMKKEFLEVEDDEKREDILMRMNTAAMALRFPPMTPVQQQMYKVAYQCWLESVDCVVGQSMLLRNALGIDEKEDVYPETETILAVLEAMRGKRHHERSEPKKKKKEHKEEDPKKDKKDGGKKGKKDEKEKDRPKSKSKGGKQSRTAPTPTQTASVKELTTPTSERQDLRSPLFQAGGVTPYSESGDPVLDNKYRTKLYVQVYGLLGDMVEKMVSIFEDIKHHEEEKALTGNK; encoded by the exons ATTCACCAGCCAAAGCCACCATCAGCTGAGAGAAGACGAACACCTGTCAAGAAACCTGTGATGGTGAGGAAAACAAAACCCATGACAGAAGTAGAGAAACCTAAAACTAAACGTATTACCATAGCTAAACCTGCACCACCTGATGCACCATTGAAACCTGTAGAATACCCAG ATGGCACAGGTCCAAGATTTGATTTCCGTGGTAACGTGGTACCACACAGTATCTTGGGCAGTGTGGAAGAATTTAGAACAGAAGCTATGAGACAAGGCCATACAGAG acatatccagaacaAAAGGAGATTGATGTACGCCCAAAGACACCTAGTGTCAAGTTTGAGAAGAAACGTCCGTCTGCTATACCACCTCAAAACCCACTCCTGGATGAAAACAACGCCTTGAAGAACTGGCAGCAGAAAATGATTGACAGAAAGAAACAACAGGGTTATATATCAA AACTTCTACAGAGAGCACCAGAGCAtttagtaatgaaccaggcaGAGGATTACCGTAAGATACAAGAAGAAAGGTATTTGATTGACAGATCTATACCAGCTGTGGATTATGGCAAGGGAT ATCGTGTTGGCAGTGAGTTCTGGAAGCAAGTGGAAAAGATAGGAGATGACCTCACTGGTGTACAAATGACCCTGAAACAGTCTGAGAGGGGCTACCCTCCTCCTATTGAACATGTAGGTAATCCTACCATCGTACAACAAGAGAAAGGTACAACTTGGCAGACTGGTAGATCCACACCTATCAACTATCCATGGAAACGATCTCAGTATCTACATCAGAGAAAACAACAGATCCAGGAAGTCATGGAGGAGTTGGACCCATATAAACCA GATCTTGACTATCTGCAGATTGTTGGCAGTAACAAACCAGTGAGATCTGACAAAGATGATGAGAGAGAATCATTACAAGATGCTACTATACCTGAAGTACCAGACGATATTGATTCCTT gGATCCATTCAAAGACCAGCCTGATATTCCACAACCTGTGATGGGTCCAGCTTTGTTATTTGATGGCCATCCTGCTAGATGGACTGGGGATAGTTACActcataaaaatgatattggACATTGTGCTAGGGTGACTTTTGAAGCTTTTGCTGGTGAAAGAACCACTTCATTCCTAGAGTTGGTTAATGATGGTACAACTACTATATACTATGATTGGAAA TTGATTCCCAAGTCCAACCCATTGGAAACCATACTGAGTGGCAATGTACAGCGGTTCTATTTCAACACCAGCAGTGGTGTGTTACTACCAGGAGATACCCTTAAATTCCCCTTTGTCTTCAAGTCTCCCAATGCAGGTATCTTTACAGAAACCTGGCAGCTCATCACAAGACCTGCTTTGAATGGTGGCTCTGCCTTACAAGTCACTATGAGAGCAGTTGCACTGCAGGAAGATAAAAACAAGAAGATCAGAAATGAAATCGAG CGTGAGTTGTCTCATAAACAAGCTGAGATGACAATTAGAAGAATTGTTGATGACTTGGTAGAAGGCATACGTACACCAGACAGGGCTAGATCTCCAGTGGATGCTTACATTACTGATGAAGAAGTGTTTGAAAGGTTGAACCCAGGG ATGCATTACACCAATGAGGTTGTATCTGAGCTAAGACAACTCTACCTGGAACAATTTGATGAAGAAGAACGTGAAGGCAAAGAGTGGGACCTGTCTATTGATAACATGAAGAAGGAGTTCTTGGAAGTTGAGGATGATGAAAAACGAGAGGATATCTTGATGAGAATGAACACAGCAGCCATGGCATTGAGATTCCCTCCTATGACTCctgtacaacaacaaatgtataaAGTGGC TTACCAGTGTTGGCTAGAGTCAGTGGACTGTGTAGTTGGTCAGTCTATGCTATTACGTAATGCTTTAGGTATAGATGAAAAAGAAGATGTGTATCCAGAGACAGAAACAA TCTTGGCCGTATTAGAAGCCATGAGAG GAAAGCGTCATCATGAACGAA GTGAAcccaagaaaaagaagaaagagcATAAAGAAGAAGATCCTAAAAAAGATAAGAAAGATGGCGGAAAGAAAGGAAAGAAAGAT GAAAAGGAAAAAGATAGAcctaaaagtaaaagtaaaggtGGAAAGCAGTCACGTACAGCACCAACACCCACACAGACAGCCAGTGTAAAGGAGTTAACAACACCAACCAGTGAAAGACAAGATTTAAGAAGTCCACTATTCCAAGCTGGTGGTGTGACTCCGTACTCAGAGAGTGGTGATCCTGTACTGGATAACAAATATAGAACTAAACTATACGTCCAA GTGTATGGTTTACTGGGTGACATGGTCGAGAAAATGGTCTCCATCTTTGAAGACATAAAACATCATGAGGAAGAAAAAGCTTTAACaggaaataaatga